The proteins below are encoded in one region of Aequorivita iocasae:
- a CDS encoding anthranilate synthase component I family protein — protein sequence MKYNLKTYSKKLLADTLTPVSVYLRLRDKFPNSLLLESSDYHANDNSFSYICFNPIASIKVQNETIFQQFPDGKNTIIDLKSPPSKGDLGGCSPSVPTILNEFAASFSSEKSNFKVINNGLFGFMAFDAVRYFEDIELHKKEENLEMPDLFYAVYQNIIAINHFNNEAYIFAHTFEAENNIPQIEQILKSKSFAEYLFQRNGERTTNLNDEDFKSLVRKCKEHCQRGDVFQIVPSKRFSQKFTGDEFNVYRALRSVNPSPYLFYFDYGNFKIFGSSPEAQLVVKGNTAEIHPIAGTFKRTGNDEQDAELAKKLAEDKKENSEHVMLVDLARNDLSRHGTNVKVENYREVQFFSHVIHLVSKVTATKNPNTSTMQIVADTFPAGTLSGAPKHKALQLLEKYENRSREFYGGAIGFMDFKGNFNHAIIIRSFMSKNHTLHYQAGAGVVSGSNEENELQEVYNKLGALTKALELAESI from the coding sequence ATGAAATACAATTTAAAAACATATTCAAAAAAACTGCTGGCAGACACGCTTACGCCGGTTTCGGTGTATTTGCGCTTGCGCGATAAATTCCCGAATAGCCTTTTGCTTGAAAGTAGCGATTATCACGCCAATGACAATAGTTTCAGCTACATCTGCTTTAACCCAATTGCTTCCATAAAAGTTCAGAATGAAACCATTTTTCAGCAATTTCCCGATGGAAAAAATACAATTATTGATTTAAAAAGTCCCCCTTCGAAGGGGGATTTAGGGGGATGTTCACCGAGTGTTCCAACTATTTTGAACGAATTTGCTGCCTCCTTTTCTTCGGAAAAAAGCAATTTCAAGGTCATAAACAATGGTCTTTTCGGTTTTATGGCATTTGATGCCGTGCGTTATTTTGAGGATATTGAACTTCACAAAAAAGAGGAAAATCTTGAAATGCCCGATTTGTTTTATGCGGTTTACCAAAACATCATCGCGATAAATCATTTCAATAACGAAGCGTATATTTTTGCCCACACATTTGAAGCTGAAAATAATATTCCACAGATAGAGCAGATTTTAAAATCGAAAAGTTTTGCTGAATATCTTTTTCAGAGAAATGGGGAGCGCACTACCAATTTAAACGATGAAGATTTTAAGAGTTTAGTCCGAAAATGCAAGGAGCACTGTCAGCGCGGCGATGTGTTCCAAATTGTACCGAGCAAGCGGTTTTCGCAAAAATTTACTGGTGATGAATTCAATGTTTACAGGGCTTTGCGAAGCGTAAATCCTTCACCTTACCTTTTCTATTTTGACTACGGAAATTTTAAAATCTTCGGAAGTTCACCCGAGGCGCAATTGGTTGTAAAAGGAAATACTGCAGAAATCCACCCAATCGCGGGAACTTTCAAACGCACGGGAAACGATGAGCAGGATGCCGAACTCGCCAAAAAACTTGCTGAGGATAAAAAAGAAAACAGCGAACACGTAATGTTGGTCGATTTGGCGCGAAACGATTTAAGCCGACACGGTACAAATGTGAAAGTTGAAAATTATAGGGAAGTTCAGTTTTTTTCGCACGTAATCCATTTGGTGAGTAAAGTTACTGCTACCAAAAATCCAAATACTTCAACAATGCAGATTGTCGCCGATACTTTTCCCGCTGGAACCTTGAGTGGCGCACCAAAGCACAAAGCGCTGCAACTTTTGGAAAAATATGAAAACAGAAGCCGTGAATTTTACGGTGGCGCCATCGGTTTTATGGATTTCAAAGGTAATTTTAACCATGCGATTATCATTCGCTCATTTATGAGCAAAAACCACACATTGCATTACCAAGCGGGCGCTGGTGTGGTTTCTGGAAGCAATGAGGAAAATGAATTACAGGAAGTTTATAACAAACTCGGCGCACTTACAAAAGCGCTGGAATTAGCGGAAAGTATATAG
- a CDS encoding anthranilate synthase component II, which produces MKILVIDNYDSFVYNLVHYLEELDCEVTVKRNDKFSLEEAENYDKILLSPGPGIPEEAGLLKEVIQTYATSKPIFGVCLGQQAIGEVFGGKLENLSKVFHGVATTATIIKEDEPLFKGIEKEFEIGRYHSWVVSKEDFPEVLEITSVDENGQIMSVRHKLYDICGVQFHPESVLTPMGKQIIKNWIES; this is translated from the coding sequence ATGAAAATATTGGTAATAGACAATTACGACAGTTTTGTTTACAATCTAGTTCATTATTTAGAAGAATTGGATTGTGAGGTAACCGTAAAACGTAATGATAAATTTTCGCTTGAAGAAGCAGAAAACTATGATAAAATCCTGCTTTCACCGGGCCCCGGAATTCCAGAGGAAGCAGGTTTGCTGAAAGAAGTGATCCAAACATACGCAACCTCAAAACCTATTTTTGGCGTGTGTTTGGGGCAACAGGCAATCGGGGAAGTTTTCGGTGGAAAGCTGGAGAACTTGAGCAAGGTTTTTCACGGCGTTGCCACAACGGCCACAATTATAAAGGAAGATGAACCTCTCTTCAAAGGAATTGAAAAGGAATTCGAAATAGGCCGTTACCACAGTTGGGTTGTTTCAAAAGAAGATTTTCCAGAGGTTTTGGAAATCACTTCCGTAGATGAAAATGGGCAGATTATGTCCGTCCGTCATAAGCTTTATGACATTTGCGGAGTACAGTTCCACCCCGAAAGTGTGCTTACTCCAATGGGCAAACAGATTATTAAAAATTGGATTGAAAGCTAA
- the trpD gene encoding anthranilate phosphoribosyltransferase translates to MKQILNRLINHEQLSKTEARTVLVNISEGKYNQSQIAAFLTVYMMRNVSLEELEGFRDALLDLCLAVDFSEYNSIDLCGTGGDGKNTFNISTLASFVTSGAGVKVTKHGNYGVSSVSGSSNVMEALGIKFSNEKDFLKRCLDEAGICVLHAPLFHPAMKNVAPIRKELGVKTFFNMLGPMVNPAFPKNQLVGVFDLELARMYGYLYQKSEKNYAVLHAMDGYDEISLTGTVKVISKASETILNASDFGVKQIEESEIFGGETVKDSATIFLNILNGNGTEAQNNVVCANAAMAISVVQNCTIKDGFEKAKESLQSGKALNSLKKLQELSN, encoded by the coding sequence ATGAAACAGATTTTAAATAGGTTAATAAACCACGAACAACTCAGCAAAACTGAGGCTCGCACTGTTTTGGTAAACATTTCCGAAGGGAAATACAACCAAAGCCAGATTGCCGCTTTTTTGACGGTTTACATGATGCGGAATGTGAGTTTGGAAGAACTGGAAGGTTTTCGAGATGCTTTGTTGGACCTGTGTTTGGCGGTAGATTTCAGCGAATACAACTCCATCGATTTATGCGGTACGGGCGGTGACGGAAAGAATACGTTTAATATTTCAACATTGGCATCATTTGTAACTTCAGGCGCTGGTGTCAAAGTTACCAAACACGGTAATTACGGGGTTTCATCCGTTAGCGGAAGTAGTAATGTGATGGAAGCGTTGGGAATAAAATTCAGTAATGAAAAGGATTTTTTAAAGCGTTGTTTGGACGAAGCGGGAATCTGCGTGTTGCACGCGCCACTCTTCCACCCTGCGATGAAAAATGTTGCACCAATCCGCAAGGAATTGGGCGTAAAAACTTTTTTCAATATGCTCGGGCCAATGGTGAATCCAGCCTTTCCGAAAAACCAATTGGTCGGCGTTTTCGATTTGGAATTGGCACGAATGTATGGTTATCTCTATCAAAAAAGCGAGAAAAATTACGCTGTGCTGCACGCAATGGATGGCTATGATGAAATTTCGCTGACAGGAACAGTAAAAGTGATTTCAAAAGCTTCGGAAACTATTTTGAATGCTTCAGATTTCGGGGTGAAGCAGATTGAGGAATCTGAAATATTCGGTGGCGAAACGGTGAAGGATTCTGCAACAATTTTTCTGAATATTTTAAACGGAAATGGCACCGAAGCCCAAAATAATGTGGTCTGCGCAAATGCCGCAATGGCGATTTCTGTAGTTCAAAATTGTACAATTAAAGATGGTTTTGAAAAAGCCAAAGAATCTTTACAATCTGGAAAAGCCCTGAATTCATTAAAGAAATTGCAGGAATTATCAAATTAA
- the trpC gene encoding indole-3-glycerol phosphate synthase TrpC, with protein MTILDNITAYKQKEVVAKKEAIPTRLLEKFPLFAKETKSLAEALRISTTGIIAEHKRRSPSKSVINDKVLLPEVVSGYENAGAKGVSVLTDSNFFGGSLDDLLVAEKTVSIPILRKEFIIDPYQIYEAKAYGADAILLIAACLSAEELKQFSFLAKNLKLDVLLEVHNSEELQKSLLPNVDMIGVNNRNLKNFKVNIDISKKLSEEIPPDFLKISESGISDVEKIKDLRTYGFEGFLIGENFMKTENPGETAKQFIEKLR; from the coding sequence ATGACAATTTTAGATAACATAACAGCCTACAAACAAAAAGAAGTTGTCGCAAAAAAAGAAGCAATCCCAACTCGTTTGTTGGAGAAATTTCCACTTTTTGCAAAGGAAACCAAATCATTGGCGGAGGCTTTGCGAATTTCCACAACGGGAATTATTGCCGAGCACAAACGCCGTTCGCCCAGCAAATCGGTGATTAACGACAAGGTTTTGTTGCCCGAAGTGGTTTCGGGCTATGAAAATGCCGGCGCAAAAGGAGTTTCGGTTCTAACGGATTCCAACTTTTTTGGTGGTTCGCTCGATGATCTTTTGGTTGCTGAAAAAACGGTTTCCATTCCTATTCTACGGAAGGAATTCATCATCGATCCCTATCAGATTTACGAGGCAAAAGCTTACGGTGCCGATGCTATTTTGTTGATTGCGGCTTGCCTTTCAGCGGAAGAATTGAAACAGTTTTCTTTTTTGGCAAAAAATTTAAAACTCGATGTTTTATTGGAAGTCCACAATTCCGAAGAGCTTCAAAAATCACTTTTGCCCAATGTGGATATGATTGGCGTAAACAATCGAAACCTTAAAAATTTCAAGGTAAATATCGACATCAGCAAAAAACTGTCCGAAGAAATTCCACCCGATTTCTTAAAAATTTCCGAAAGCGGAATTAGCGATGTGGAGAAAATAAAAGATTTGAGAACCTACGGTTTTGAAGGGTTTTTGATTGGTGAAAATTTTATGAAAACCGAAAATCCCGGCGAAACCGCAAAACAATTTATAGAAAAACTGAGATGA
- a CDS encoding phosphoribosylanthranilate isomerase: MKPLLKICGITHNIAGVAELQPDYLGFIFYDKSPRFFEGEISSLPLGIKKVGVFVDEKVSKIIELCIKYSLDVIQLHGNETKEYVLDLQGYLTLYCPDVLIWKVFSVDDNFDFGQLSVFEKKVDAFLFDTKGTEKGGNGYTFNWEILKNYPSKKPFILSGGIGLQEIDSLKELLKTNLPIHAIDVNSRFETEPGMKDVSALKVFIEILKHD, translated from the coding sequence ATGAAACCATTGCTGAAAATTTGCGGAATTACACACAACATTGCTGGAGTTGCCGAGCTTCAGCCAGATTATTTGGGTTTCATTTTTTATGATAAAAGTCCGCGTTTTTTTGAAGGTGAAATTTCTTCACTTCCACTCGGAATAAAGAAAGTTGGTGTTTTTGTGGACGAAAAAGTTTCAAAAATTATTGAATTATGCATAAAGTATTCTTTGGATGTAATCCAACTTCACGGAAATGAAACGAAAGAATATGTGCTCGACTTGCAGGGTTATTTGACTTTGTATTGTCCAGATGTATTGATTTGGAAGGTTTTTAGCGTTGATGATAATTTTGATTTTGGGCAATTATCGGTTTTTGAAAAAAAAGTGGATGCATTTCTTTTTGACACAAAAGGAACCGAAAAAGGTGGAAACGGCTATACTTTCAATTGGGAAATTCTTAAAAATTATCCTTCAAAAAAACCATTCATTTTAAGCGGTGGAATTGGTTTGCAAGAAATTGATTCCCTTAAAGAATTATTGAAAACAAACCTTCCAATCCACGCAATTGATGTGAACAGTAGGTTTGAAACTGAGCCGGGAATGAAAGATGTTTCAGCTTTAAAAGTATTTATCGAAATATTGAAACACGACTGA
- the trpB gene encoding tryptophan synthase subunit beta, with protein MNYNVNEKGYYGEFGGAYIPEMLYPNVEELRQNYLKIMAEESFQKEFRQLLKDYVGRPTPLYFAKRLSEKYGTKIYLKREDLCHTGAHKVNNTIGQILMAKRLGKTRIIAETGAGQHGVATATVCALMGLECIIFMGEIDIKRQAPNVARMKMLGAKVVPATSGSKTLKDATNEAIRDWINNPIDTHYIIGSVVGPHPYPDMVARFQSVISEEIKTQLKEKEGRENPDFVVACVGGGSNAAGAFYHYLNKAEVGIIAVEAAGKGIDSGESAATSALGKVGIIHGSKTLLMQTNDGQITEPYSISAGLDYPGVGPLHAHLFASGRGEFISITDDEAMQAGLELCKLEGIIPAIESSHALAIFETRKFKKDDVVIVNLSGRGDKDLDTYIKHFNL; from the coding sequence ATGAATTATAACGTAAACGAAAAAGGCTATTACGGCGAGTTTGGCGGCGCATACATTCCCGAAATGCTGTACCCAAATGTGGAAGAACTTCGGCAGAATTATTTAAAGATAATGGCCGAGGAATCTTTTCAAAAGGAATTCCGACAACTGCTGAAAGATTACGTGGGCCGGCCAACACCGCTTTATTTCGCGAAACGTCTTTCGGAAAAATACGGTACAAAAATATATTTGAAGCGCGAAGATCTTTGCCACACCGGCGCACACAAAGTAAACAATACCATCGGCCAGATTTTAATGGCGAAACGGTTGGGAAAAACCCGAATAATCGCCGAAACAGGCGCCGGACAGCACGGAGTTGCAACCGCAACGGTTTGTGCTTTAATGGGTTTGGAATGCATCATTTTTATGGGTGAAATCGATATAAAACGGCAGGCACCAAACGTAGCCCGAATGAAAATGCTGGGCGCAAAAGTGGTGCCCGCCACCAGTGGCAGCAAAACACTAAAAGATGCCACAAATGAAGCTATTCGAGATTGGATAAACAATCCAATTGACACACATTATATAATTGGAAGTGTTGTTGGTCCGCATCCGTACCCTGATATGGTGGCACGGTTTCAAAGCGTAATTTCAGAAGAAATAAAAACACAGCTCAAAGAAAAAGAAGGACGTGAAAATCCAGATTTTGTGGTAGCCTGTGTGGGTGGCGGAAGCAATGCCGCAGGGGCTTTTTATCATTATTTGAATAAAGCGGAAGTCGGAATTATTGCAGTTGAAGCCGCGGGAAAAGGCATTGACAGCGGCGAAAGCGCGGCAACCTCGGCTTTGGGAAAAGTGGGGATTATTCATGGTAGTAAAACGTTGTTGATGCAGACTAATGACGGACAAATTACCGAGCCCTACTCTATTTCCGCAGGTTTGGATTATCCAGGGGTCGGACCTCTGCACGCCCATCTTTTTGCAAGTGGCCGCGGGGAATTTATATCAATTACTGATGACGAAGCAATGCAGGCAGGACTGGAGCTTTGCAAACTTGAAGGCATTATTCCCGCCATTGAAAGCAGCCATGCGTTGGCGATTTTTGAGACCAGAAAATTTAAAAAGGACGATGTGGTTATTGTGAATTTGAGCGGCCGTGGGGATAAGGATTTGGATACATATATAAAACATTTCAATTTATAA
- the trpA gene encoding tryptophan synthase subunit alpha — MNRIQNKLLENKKLLSIYFTAGYPKLEDTVEILQQLENNGVDMVEIGLPFSDPLADGPTIQAISQKALENGMTTSLLFQQLKDIRKTVSIPLIIMGYFNPVLQFGIENFCRKCAEVGIDGLILPDLPLSEFQVNYVEIFKKYGLLNIFLITPQTSDERIRQIDAASEGFIYMVSSASVTGTSSGFGNAQEEYFKKIASLSLKNPQIVGFGINNSKTFQQATKYAKGAIIGSAFIKMLSEKEIAGISAFVGSIWKV, encoded by the coding sequence ATGAACAGAATTCAAAACAAACTTTTAGAAAATAAAAAACTCCTTTCAATATATTTCACCGCAGGCTACCCAAAATTGGAAGACACCGTTGAAATTCTTCAACAGTTGGAAAACAATGGTGTAGATATGGTTGAAATCGGTTTGCCCTTTAGCGATCCGTTGGCCGATGGACCAACGATTCAGGCGATTTCGCAAAAGGCTTTGGAAAATGGAATGACTACAAGTTTGCTTTTTCAGCAATTGAAAGATATTCGAAAAACGGTTTCCATTCCTTTGATAATTATGGGGTATTTCAATCCGGTGCTTCAATTCGGGATAGAAAATTTCTGCCGAAAATGTGCTGAAGTTGGTATTGACGGTTTGATCCTACCCGATCTTCCGTTGTCGGAATTTCAGGTAAATTATGTTGAAATCTTCAAAAAATATGGGTTATTAAATATCTTTTTGATCACGCCCCAGACTTCCGACGAACGCATCCGGCAGATTGACGCAGCTTCCGAAGGCTTTATTTATATGGTGAGCAGCGCGAGTGTTACCGGAACCTCTTCAGGTTTTGGAAATGCTCAAGAAGAATACTTTAAAAAAATTGCTTCGCTTTCACTTAAAAATCCACAGATTGTTGGTTTCGGAATAAATAATTCCAAAACATTTCAGCAAGCAACAAAATATGCAAAAGGCGCAATCATTGGGAGTGCGTTTATTAAAATGCTTTCAGAAAAAGAAATAGCAGGAATTTCAGCGTTTGTGGGTTCAATTTGGAAGGTTTAA
- a CDS encoding 30S ribosomal protein THX — protein MGKGDKKTKRGKINIGSFGKLRPRRKKFNIRPKPTKDAQKKEA, from the coding sequence GTGGGTAAAGGTGACAAAAAAACTAAACGTGGAAAGATAAACATTGGAAGTTTCGGAAAATTGAGACCGAGACGCAAAAAATTCAATATCCGCCCAAAACCGACCAAAGACGCACAAAAAAAAGAAGCTTAA
- a CDS encoding hydroxymethylglutaryl-CoA reductase, degradative has protein sequence MNQPVSGFSKKTKAEKIDWLAKNYLQSNSDSVQILKKYWNEDAQLQQLHDDFIENTLSNYYLPFGIAPNFLINGELFALPMVTEESSVVAAASNAAKFWLERGGFKTSVISTEKNGQIHFNFYGDEKSMETFFEVVKPKLRNSIESIEKNMKARGGGLLDLSLVDKSHILEGYFYIHATFETLDAMGANFINSCLEQMAHTFEEEAQNFETFQKKETYPEVVMSILSNYVPECLVRAEVSCKVEELTTKHYEGRQFAEKFVRAIEIAKTESRRAVTHNKGIMNGVDAVVLATGNDFRAVEAGVHAYAARNSYYSSLTHAKIEEGVFTFWIELPLAVGTIGGLTSLHPLTKLAFEILQKPDAKQLMEILAVAGLAQNFAAVRSLVTTGIQKGHMKMHLMNILNQLKATKEEKEKAMDYFKENAVSHSAVVSFLEKLRK, from the coding sequence ATGAACCAACCTGTTTCTGGATTTTCAAAAAAAACAAAAGCCGAAAAAATTGATTGGCTTGCAAAAAATTACTTGCAAAGCAATTCTGATTCCGTTCAAATTCTAAAAAAGTATTGGAATGAAGATGCACAATTGCAGCAACTTCACGACGATTTTATAGAGAATACCCTTTCCAACTATTACCTGCCTTTTGGCATTGCACCTAACTTTTTGATTAACGGAGAACTATTTGCCCTGCCCATGGTAACGGAAGAAAGTTCAGTGGTAGCTGCCGCTAGCAATGCCGCGAAATTTTGGTTGGAACGTGGAGGTTTTAAGACCAGCGTGATTTCTACTGAAAAGAACGGGCAAATTCATTTCAATTTCTACGGAGATGAAAAAAGCATGGAAACATTCTTTGAAGTTGTAAAACCAAAACTTCGCAACAGTATTGAATCCATTGAAAAAAACATGAAAGCGCGTGGTGGCGGACTGTTGGATCTTTCATTAGTAGATAAATCGCATATTTTAGAAGGTTATTTTTACATTCACGCTACTTTTGAAACTTTAGATGCCATGGGGGCTAATTTCATAAACAGTTGTTTGGAGCAGATGGCGCATACTTTTGAGGAAGAAGCCCAAAATTTTGAAACATTCCAAAAAAAAGAAACCTATCCGGAAGTGGTTATGAGCATTCTTTCTAATTACGTTCCTGAGTGTTTGGTGCGTGCGGAAGTAAGCTGCAAAGTGGAGGAACTTACCACAAAACATTACGAAGGCAGGCAATTTGCTGAAAAGTTTGTACGCGCCATTGAAATCGCCAAAACAGAATCGCGGCGTGCCGTAACACATAACAAAGGAATTATGAACGGAGTGGATGCGGTGGTTTTGGCAACAGGAAATGATTTTCGCGCTGTGGAAGCCGGCGTACACGCATACGCTGCCCGAAACAGTTATTACAGCAGTTTGACACACGCAAAAATTGAAGAGGGGGTTTTTACTTTTTGGATTGAATTGCCTCTGGCAGTAGGTACCATTGGTGGATTGACGTCGCTTCACCCATTGACCAAACTGGCTTTTGAAATTCTTCAAAAACCCGATGCAAAGCAATTGATGGAGATTTTGGCAGTCGCCGGACTGGCGCAAAATTTTGCCGCTGTGCGTTCTTTGGTAACAACCGGAATCCAAAAAGGACATATGAAAATGCACTTGATGAATATTTTGAATCAATTAAAAGCTACTAAAGAAGAAAAAGAAAAAGCGATGGACTATTTTAAAGAAAATGCGGTTTCACATAGCGCTGTAGTTTCTTTTCTAGAAAAGTTGAGAAAATAA
- a CDS encoding GYDIA family GHMP kinase: protein MQKFHSNGKLLLTGEYVVLKGATALAIPTKYGQSLEVDFSEKKEIYWKSYDENGSVWFEDYFDLKNLEVSKNRNNISKTLSKILCEARKLNPTFLLEQNGFNVKTKLDFPRNWGLGTSSTLINNIAQWAGVDGFALLANSFGGSGYDIAAAQNDTPILYELKNGNPEYRKIHLPWDFTRSLFFVHLNKKQDSKKEVTRFKKTSVDKKVLQRISDISNKLLVCYSLSDFEKLMNVHEEIISKNIKLPTIKEQLFSDYSRAIKSLGAWGGDFVLATGEENEMDYFKEKGFGTIIPFGEMMKQ, encoded by the coding sequence ATGCAAAAGTTCCACAGCAACGGAAAATTATTGTTAACGGGCGAATATGTGGTGCTGAAAGGAGCAACGGCCTTGGCCATTCCCACTAAATATGGGCAATCTTTGGAAGTTGATTTTTCAGAAAAAAAAGAAATTTACTGGAAAAGCTATGACGAAAATGGATCTGTTTGGTTTGAAGATTATTTTGACTTAAAAAATTTAGAAGTCTCAAAAAACAGGAATAACATTTCAAAAACGCTTTCAAAAATACTTTGTGAAGCCAGAAAACTAAATCCCACATTTCTTTTGGAACAAAATGGGTTTAATGTAAAAACAAAACTGGATTTTCCGCGCAATTGGGGTTTGGGCACTTCTTCAACATTAATAAATAATATTGCACAGTGGGCAGGTGTAGACGGCTTTGCGCTACTCGCCAATAGTTTTGGCGGCAGTGGTTATGATATTGCCGCCGCACAAAATGACACTCCTATTTTATATGAGTTGAAAAATGGAAATCCTGAATATAGAAAAATACATCTTCCGTGGGATTTTACGCGGTCTTTATTTTTTGTGCACTTAAATAAAAAACAGGACAGCAAAAAAGAGGTTACGAGATTTAAAAAGACTTCAGTAGATAAAAAAGTCCTTCAAAGAATTTCAGATATCAGCAATAAATTGTTGGTATGTTATTCCCTTTCAGACTTTGAAAAATTGATGAATGTCCACGAAGAAATCATTTCAAAAAATATTAAACTCCCCACAATCAAAGAGCAACTTTTTAGTGATTATTCCAGAGCAATAAAGAGTTTGGGGGCTTGGGGCGGAGATTTTGTTTTGGCTACTGGAGAGGAAAATGAAATGGATTATTTCAAGGAAAAAGGGTTTGGGACAATTATTCCTTTTGGTGAAATGATGAAGCAATAA
- a CDS encoding type III pantothenate kinase: protein MNLVIDVGNTLVKLGVFDSGILKHKKTCVKSDFLATLAEFFENFPAIADCIVSSVSNLSEHQYSKIQQYCSVLFLNHETKVPFTNRYGTPQTLGIDRIALVSAAAHLYAQKNVLVIDAGTCITYDFLNSENEYFGGAISPGMLLRYKSLHTFTDKLPLLEANNPKLFIGNTTATSIHSGVVNGVLYEIEGFIEAYKKNYDNLTVILTGGDAHFLRETIKNDIFANSNFLLEGLNHILEYNKH, encoded by the coding sequence ATGAATCTCGTAATTGATGTTGGGAACACGTTGGTAAAGCTTGGCGTGTTTGATTCTGGAATTTTAAAGCATAAAAAAACCTGTGTTAAATCAGATTTTTTGGCCACACTTGCTGAATTTTTTGAAAACTTTCCAGCTATTGCAGATTGCATTGTTTCTTCAGTTTCAAATCTTTCAGAACATCAGTATTCAAAAATACAGCAATACTGTAGTGTTTTATTTTTAAACCACGAAACAAAAGTTCCCTTTACTAATAGGTACGGCACGCCCCAAACATTGGGAATTGACCGTATTGCATTGGTAAGCGCAGCTGCACATCTATACGCTCAAAAAAATGTTTTGGTAATTGATGCAGGAACATGTATTACCTATGATTTTCTGAATTCTGAAAACGAATATTTTGGAGGAGCCATTTCTCCCGGTATGTTATTGCGATATAAATCTTTACATACATTTACTGATAAACTACCATTATTGGAGGCAAACAATCCTAAGTTATTTATAGGCAACACTACAGCTACGTCTATACATTCGGGCGTAGTGAATGGGGTTTTGTACGAAATAGAGGGCTTTATTGAAGCTTATAAAAAAAATTACGACAATTTAACAGTTATTTTAACAGGAGGAGACGCACATTTTTTGCGAGAAACCATAAAAAATGACATCTTTGCCAACTCAAATTTTTTATTGGAGGGCTTGAACCATATTTTAGAATATAACAAACATTGA